One region of Oryza sativa Japonica Group chromosome 5, ASM3414082v1 genomic DNA includes:
- the LOC4337733 gene encoding S-adenosylmethionine synthase 1 has translation MAALDTFLFTSESVNEGHPDKLCDQVSDAVLDACLAEDPDSKVACETCTKTNMVMVFGEITTKANVDYEKIVRETCRNIGFVSADVGLDADHCKVLVNIEQQSPDIAQGVHGHFTKRPEEIGAGDQGHMFGYATDETPELMPLSHVLATKLGARLTEVRKNGTCAWLRPDGKTQVTVEYRNESGARVPVRVHTVLISTQHDETVTNDEIAADLKEHVIKPVIPEQYLDEKTIFHLNPSGRFVIGGPHGDAGLTGRKIIIDTYGGWGAHGGGAFSGKDPTKVDRSGAYVARQAAKSIVASGLARRCIVQVSYAIGVPEPLSVFVDTYGTGRIPDKEILKIVKENFDFRPGMIIINLDLKKGGNGRYLKTAAYGHFGRDDPDFTWEVVKPLKWEKPSA, from the coding sequence ATGGCCGCACTTGATACCTTCCTCTTTACCTCGGAGTCTGTGAACGAGGGCCACCCTGACAAGCTCTGCGACCAAGTCTCAGATGCTGTGCTTGATGCCTGCCTCGCCGAGGACCCTGACAGCAAGGTCGCTTGTGAGACCTGCACCAAGACAAACATGGTCATGGTCTTTGGTGAGATCACCACCAAGGCTAACGTTGACTATGAGAAGATTGTCAGGGAGACATGCCGTAACATCGGTTTTGTGTCAGCTGATGTCGGTCTCGATGCTGACCACTGCAAGGTGCTTGTGAACATCGAGCAGCAGTCCCCTGACATTGCACAGGGTGTGCACGGCCACTTCACCAAGCGCCCTGAGGAGATTGGTGCTGGTGACCAGGGACACATGTTTGGATATGCAACTGATGAGACCCCTGAGTTGATGCCCCTCAGCCATGTCCTTGCTACCAAGCTTGGCGCTCGTCTTACGGAGGTTCGCAAGAATGGGACCTGCGCATGGCTCAGGCCTGACGGGAAGACCCAAGTGACTGTTGAGTACCGCAATGAGAGCGGTGCCAGGGTCCCTGTCCGTGTCCACACCGTCCTCATCTCTACCCAGCATGATGAGACAGTCACCAACGATGAGATTGCTGCTGACCTGAAGGAGCATGTCATCAAGCCTGTCATTCCCGAGCAGTACCTTGATGAGAAGACAATCTTCCATCTTAACCCATCTGGTCGCTTCGTCATTGGCGGACCTCATGGTGATGCTGGTCTCACTGGCCGGAAGATCATCATTGACACTTATGGTGGCTGGGGAGCTCACGGTGGTGGTGCCTTCTCTGGCAAGGACCCAACCAAGGTTGACCGCAGTGGAGCATACGTCGCAAGGCAAGCTGCCAAGAGCATTGTTGCTAGTGGCCTTGCTCGCCGCTGCATTGTCCAAGTATCATACGCCATCGGTGTCCCAGAGCCACTGTCCGTATTCGTCGACACATACGGCACTGGCAGGATCCCTGACAAGGAGATCCTCAAGATTGTGAAGGAGAACTTCGACTTCAGGCCTGGCATGATCATCATCAACCTTGACCTCAAGAAAGGCGGCAACGGACGCTACCTCAAGACGGCGGCTTACGGTCACTTCGGAAGGGACGACCCAGACTTCACCTGGGAGGTGGTGAAGCCCCTCAAGTGGGAGAAGCCTTCTGCCTAA
- the LOC4337732 gene encoding peroxidase 5, protein MAVSSPAPSSLHVPMAAAALLGMLMMMSSAPEMKVEAAGGLSVGFYAESCPKAEAIVRDTVTKAFEKAPGTPADLIRLFFHDCFVRGCDASVLLESTPGNKAERDNKANNPSLDGFDVVDDAKDLLEKECPHTVSCADILSLVARDSAYLAGGLDFEIPTGRRDGFVSKEDEVLSNVPHPEFGAKDLLKNFTAKGFTAEEMVTLSGAHSIGTSHCSSFTNRLYKYYGTYGTDPSMPAAYAADMKSKCPPETAAQQDATMVQLDDVTPFKMDNQYYRNVLAGNVTFASDVALLDTPETAALVRLYAAGDPAAWLARFAAALVKVSKLDVLTGGEGEIRLNCSRIN, encoded by the exons ATGGCagtctcgtcgccggcgccgtcgtctcTGCATGTGCCGATGGCCGCTGCGGCACTATTAGggatgctgatgatgatgtcgtcggcgccggagatgaaggtggaggcggccggcgggttGTCCGTCGGGTTCTACGCCGAATCGTGCCCCAAGGCGGAGGCGATCGTCCGGGACACGGTGACCAAGGCGTTCGAGAAGGCGCCCGGCACGCCGGCCGACCTCATCCGCCTcttcttccacgactgcttcgtccgC GGATGTGACGCATCGGTGTTGCTGGAGTCGACACCAGGGAACAAGGCGGAGAGGGACAACAAGGCGAACAACCCTAGCTTGGATGGGTTTGACGTCGTCGATGATGCCAAGGACCTCCTCGAGAAGGAGTGTCCACACACCGTCTCTTGCGCCGACATCCTCTCTCTCGTGGCTCGTGATAGCGCCTACCTTGCTGGTGGGCTCGACTTCGAGATCCCAACAGGTCGTCGTGATGGCTTCGTCTCTAAGGAGGATGAGGTCCTCTCCAACGTCCCTCACCCGGAGTTCGGTGCCAAAGACCTCCTCAAAAACTTCACCGCTAAAG GTTTTAcggcggaggagatggtgaCGCTGTCGGGGGCGCACTCTATCGGCACGTCTCACTGCTCATCGTTCACAAACCGGCTGTACAAGTACTACGGCACGTACGGCACGGACCCGTCGATGCCGGCGGCGTACGCGGCGGACATGAAGAGCAAGTGCccgccggagacggcggcgcagcagGACGCGACGATGGTGCAGCTCGACGACGTGACGCCGTTCAAGATGGACAACCAGTACTACAGGAACGTGCTCGCCGGGAACGTCACGTTCGCCTCCGACGTGGCCCTCCTCGACacgccggagacggcggcgctcgTCAGGCTctacgccgccggcgaccccgCAGCCTGGCTcgcccgcttcgccgccgcgctggtCAAGGTCAGCAAGCTCGACgtgctcaccggcggcgagggggagatCAGGCTCAACTGCTCCAGGATCAACTAA